The proteins below come from a single Perca fluviatilis unplaced genomic scaffold, GENO_Pfluv_1.0 PFLUV_unplaced_scaf_189, whole genome shotgun sequence genomic window:
- the LOC120555087 gene encoding vegetative cell wall protein gp1-like: MCPSEIHRNNALRRSNLYIRPQAQPNEVSSGTFTQATGPPVQAPAATFTQATGPPVQAPAATFTQATGPPVQAPAATFTQATGPPVQAPAATFTQATGPPVQAPAATFTQATGPPVQAPAATFTQATGPPVQAPAATFTQSTGPPVQAPAATFTQSTGPPVQAPAATFTQATGPPVQAPAATFTQSTGPPVQAPAATFTQATGPPVQAPAATFTQSTGPLVHSTVATGSHNPEDMREDFYMDSSESEVEILSVLQSPVRCNSPNDVKCLADILKDFQNDHLDLSCSITVIARAQAQKHSSECMCCSKQELFCLA, from the exons ATGTGCCCCAGTGAAATACATCGGAATAATGCCTTGCGCCGGTCAAACCTGTACATTCGGCCACAG GCTCAACCAAATGAGGTTTCGTCGGGCACTTTCACCCAGGCCACAGGACCGCCAGTCCAGGCTCCAGCTGCTACTTTCACCCAGGCCACAGGACCGCCAGTCCAGGCTCCAGCTGCTACTTTCACCCAGGCCACAGGACCGCCAGTCCAGGCTCCAGCTGCTACTTTCACCCAGGCCACAGGACCGCCAGTCCAGGCTCCAGCTGCTACTTTCACCCAGGCCACAGGACCGCCAGTCCAGGCTCCAGCTGCTACTTTCACCCAGGCCACAGGACCGCCAGTCCAGGCTCCAGCTGCTACTTTCACCCAGGCCACAGGACCGCCAGTCCAGGCTCCAGCTGCTACTTTCACCCAGTCCACAGGACCGCCAGTCCAGGCTCCAGCTGCTACTTTCACCCAGTCCACAGGACCGCCAGTCCAGGCTCCAGCTGCTACTTTCACCCAGGCCACAGGACCGCCAGTCCAGGCTCCAGCTGCTACTTTCACCCAGTCCACAGGACCGCCAGTCCAGGCTCCAGCTGCTACTTTCACCCAGGCCACAGGACCGCCAGTCCAGGCTCCAGCTGCTACTTTCACCCAGTCCACAGGACCGCTAGTCCATTCTACAGTCGCCACTGGTAGCCATAATCCTGAGGATATGAG GGAAGACTTCTACATGGACTCCTCTGAATCAGAAGTTGAAATCCTCTCTGTTCTCCAGTCTCCAGTCAGGTGCAACAGCCCCAAT GATGTCAAATGTCTGGCTGACATTTTGAAAGACTTTCAAAATGACCATCTAGACCTCAGTTGCAGTATCACAGTCATTGCGCGGGCGCAGGCGCAAAAACATTCTTCAGAGTGCATGTGTTGCTCTAAGCAGGAGCTATTTTGCCTGGCATAA